In a genomic window of Rubripirellula tenax:
- a CDS encoding alpha/beta hydrolase family protein gives MQTTSYRVKFVGGSGESLAGIVDRPTDADPLVVAVFSHCFTCNKDLKAIVRTSRGLAARGIACLRYDMTGLGGSEGDFSHTNFTTNLGDLRSAMEFTTGEFGRVDALIGHSFGGAASLATAGMPTETKPRTVVALAAPSETVHLAKLLSHMDPAIESDGVGTVSIGGRAWTIRREMLDDFRSHDLPALISRIQCPTLLFHSPLDRTVGFDHAIRILGLIQSSPHAAEPTPISLISLDGSDHLLVNEPRDIDFVIESTAAFLIRYAQPA, from the coding sequence GTGCAAACGACTTCGTATCGTGTCAAATTCGTCGGTGGCAGTGGCGAATCGCTTGCCGGAATCGTTGATCGACCCACCGACGCCGATCCTTTGGTCGTTGCCGTGTTTAGCCATTGCTTCACCTGCAACAAGGATCTCAAAGCGATCGTTCGTACGTCTCGTGGTTTGGCCGCGCGTGGCATCGCGTGCCTGCGATACGACATGACGGGTTTGGGCGGCAGCGAAGGAGATTTTTCGCACACCAACTTCACCACCAACCTTGGCGACCTGCGTTCGGCGATGGAGTTCACGACGGGCGAGTTTGGACGCGTCGATGCCTTGATCGGCCATTCGTTCGGCGGCGCCGCATCGCTCGCCACGGCGGGAATGCCGACGGAGACGAAACCGCGAACCGTCGTTGCACTTGCCGCGCCCAGCGAAACCGTTCACCTAGCCAAATTGCTTTCGCATATGGACCCGGCAATCGAGTCCGATGGCGTTGGAACCGTCTCGATCGGCGGTCGGGCCTGGACCATTCGTCGCGAAATGCTTGACGATTTTCGCAGCCACGATCTTCCGGCTTTGATTTCGCGGATCCAGTGCCCGACATTACTGTTCCATTCTCCCCTCGATCGCACGGTCGGATTCGACCACGCGATTCGGATTCTTGGGCTGATTCAATCGTCGCCGCACGCAGCCGAGCCCACGCCAATCAGCCTAATCTCGCTCGACGGAAGTGATCATCTGTTGGTCAATGAACCGCGCGACATCGATTTTGTCATTGAGTCGACGGCCGCATTCTTGATTCGATACGCCCAACCCGCGTAA
- the floA gene encoding flotillin-like protein FloA (flotillin-like protein involved in membrane lipid rafts), producing the protein MLIRFESLAAPLAQQSITGYVILAVCGFAALMSLVLAFFFFRYFKLWFQAYMSVADISLVSLIRMHFTKVNPNIVVQAKVMSAQAGLSIDRNSGISTRRLEAHYLAGGNVMNVIHAIIAAHRAEIPLDFDQASAIDLAGRDVLDAVQTSVYPKVIDCPDSSRSGKTTLSAISRNGIELRVRTRVTVRTNISQLIGGATEDTIVARVGEAIISSIGSASSHFDVLENPDMISKVVLSRGLDAQTAFQIVSIDIADIDVGENIGARLQSDQAEADMRVARAEAESRRAEAIAQEQQMKAKVTENRSALVLAEAEVPMAMADAFRAGRIGSVTGGQG; encoded by the coding sequence ATGCTGATTCGATTCGAATCCCTTGCGGCACCCTTGGCCCAACAATCCATCACCGGCTACGTCATTCTTGCCGTTTGCGGCTTTGCGGCGCTGATGAGCTTGGTGCTGGCGTTCTTTTTCTTTCGCTACTTCAAACTCTGGTTCCAGGCGTACATGTCGGTCGCCGACATCAGCCTGGTTAGCCTGATTCGGATGCACTTCACGAAAGTGAATCCGAACATCGTCGTTCAAGCCAAAGTGATGTCCGCCCAGGCCGGTTTGAGCATCGATCGCAATTCGGGAATCAGCACGCGGCGACTCGAGGCCCACTATTTGGCCGGCGGAAACGTCATGAATGTGATTCACGCCATCATCGCAGCACACCGGGCCGAAATTCCGCTCGATTTTGACCAAGCCTCGGCAATCGACTTGGCCGGACGTGACGTTCTTGATGCGGTCCAAACCAGTGTTTACCCCAAGGTGATCGACTGTCCCGATTCGTCGCGAAGTGGAAAGACGACACTATCGGCGATTTCTCGAAATGGCATCGAGCTTCGCGTCCGCACTCGCGTCACTGTACGAACCAACATCAGCCAATTGATCGGCGGCGCGACCGAGGACACGATTGTAGCGCGGGTCGGCGAAGCAATCATCAGCTCGATCGGATCGGCGAGTTCGCACTTCGATGTGCTCGAAAACCCCGACATGATCTCGAAAGTCGTCTTGTCTCGCGGCCTGGATGCTCAAACTGCGTTTCAAATCGTTTCCATCGACATCGCTGATATCGACGTCGGCGAAAACATCGGTGCTCGACTGCAAAGCGATCAAGCCGAAGCCGATATGCGTGTTGCCCGCGCCGAAGCCGAGAGCCGACGCGCTGAAGCAATCGCACAAGAGCAGCAGATGAAGGCGAAGGTTACCGAAAACCGATCTGCGTTGGTTTTGGCGGAAGCCGAAGTTCCGATGGCGATGGCGGATGCGTTTCGAGCCGGTCGTATCGGGTCGGTTACGGGCGGTCAGGGTTAG
- a CDS encoding vWA domain-containing protein — MIHLQNPSFASAQVTRQRTGATMVLICVLLPVLFILSAFAINVAHMESVNTEVQIAVDSAARAAGRTYALTGDEAETLLAAQEAATRNPIGSFVVPIAASDLEFGTSLRTYANDPYTFTPTTSGVTNSIRLSTTSFAGGSGAGVPPVFPFFAGLFDVRPLRSATSTQGVIDCVLVVDRSGSMAYSSSEVAAYPPAPSSAPPGWDFGDPVPPNARWLDLIAAVKAFNDELNDSPQEEQLALSIYNTNKSTPQRLTTDYTKVIEKLDEVSVNFVAGGTAIGWGIYEGLWAVTDAAFARPHASKVMIVLTDGVQNYGTAPKWAAKEAATKGVTVFTVTFSDEAAQAAMQEVAEIGGGEHFHAVTAAQLKIAFQDIARRLPTLLTQ, encoded by the coding sequence ATGATCCATCTTCAGAATCCGTCCTTCGCCAGCGCACAAGTTACAAGGCAACGCACCGGAGCCACCATGGTTCTGATCTGCGTTCTACTTCCCGTGCTGTTCATTTTGTCTGCTTTCGCGATCAACGTCGCGCACATGGAATCGGTCAATACCGAAGTCCAGATTGCTGTCGACTCGGCTGCTCGCGCTGCAGGACGAACATATGCGCTCACCGGGGACGAAGCGGAAACGCTCTTGGCGGCGCAAGAGGCCGCGACGAGAAACCCGATCGGCAGTTTCGTCGTTCCGATTGCCGCATCCGATTTAGAATTCGGAACCAGTCTGCGGACGTACGCCAATGATCCTTACACGTTCACACCCACGACCAGTGGCGTCACCAATTCGATTCGCTTGTCCACCACATCGTTCGCCGGCGGAAGCGGCGCCGGTGTCCCACCCGTATTTCCGTTCTTTGCGGGTCTTTTCGATGTTCGTCCGCTACGAAGTGCGACAAGCACTCAGGGCGTGATCGACTGCGTGTTGGTTGTCGATCGAAGTGGATCCATGGCTTACAGTTCGTCGGAAGTCGCCGCTTATCCGCCGGCACCCTCCTCGGCGCCTCCCGGATGGGACTTTGGCGATCCCGTGCCTCCGAATGCACGGTGGTTGGACTTGATTGCTGCGGTGAAGGCATTCAACGACGAATTGAATGATTCGCCACAGGAAGAGCAGTTGGCGCTTTCGATTTACAACACGAACAAGTCGACTCCACAGCGTTTGACCACCGACTACACGAAAGTCATCGAAAAACTTGACGAGGTGTCCGTCAACTTCGTGGCTGGCGGGACCGCGATCGGCTGGGGGATCTACGAAGGCTTGTGGGCGGTTACCGATGCGGCGTTTGCACGACCGCACGCGTCGAAGGTCATGATCGTGTTGACAGATGGCGTCCAGAACTACGGAACCGCACCGAAATGGGCCGCAAAGGAAGCAGCTACCAAGGGTGTGACCGTCTTTACCGTCACGTTCAGCGACGAAGCCGCCCAGGCTGCGATGCAAGAAGTGGCGGAAATCGGCGGCGGCGAGCACTTCCATGCCGTCACGGCTGCTCAACTGAAAATCGCGTTTCAAGACATCGCGCGTCGACTCCCCACACTCCTGACTCAATAG
- the aroH gene encoding chorismate mutase, with the protein MTVCRGVRGATTVETDDRDLILTATRQMLGLIIRRNGIELTDIASAQFTVTNDLSAEFPALAARQLGWLEVPLLCGYEISVPGSLPRCIRILLHWNTDKPQSEIQHVYLHDAVKLRPDLSTLPAVDFEELERWITERMEE; encoded by the coding sequence ATGACCGTTTGCCGAGGCGTCCGCGGGGCGACCACCGTTGAAACCGACGATCGCGACTTAATCCTGACGGCGACCCGACAAATGTTGGGGCTGATTATCCGTCGCAACGGCATCGAGTTGACGGACATCGCCAGCGCCCAGTTCACGGTCACGAACGATTTGAGCGCGGAGTTTCCGGCGCTGGCCGCACGGCAATTGGGGTGGTTGGAAGTTCCGCTATTGTGCGGTTACGAGATTTCCGTACCGGGTTCGCTGCCCCGGTGCATCCGCATCCTGTTGCACTGGAACACGGACAAACCGCAATCGGAAATCCAACACGTCTATTTGCATGATGCGGTGAAATTGCGGCCTGATCTGTCGACCTTGCCCGCCGTCGATTTCGAAGAACTGGAACGTTGGATCACTGAACGGATGGAGGAGTAG
- the purM gene encoding phosphoribosylformylglycinamidine cyclo-ligase, with protein sequence MAATYKDAGVDLDVYAESMSRLPRLMHRTFSPRVIASDGGFAGLFQLDFAGKLFARNYQEPVLVSGTDGVGTKLKIAQITGRHDSVGIDLVAMCVNDLLCTGAEPLFFLDYVAMGRDDPARLEKIVQGISDGCVAGDMALLGGETAIMPDMYATEDYDLAGFAVGVVERKRLIDGKQIGEGDVVLGLASSGLHSNGFSLVRKVIADAGLGWDDAPEALGGGTLADVCLTPTKIYTSAIRAVQSHYRVKQVLHGLAHITGGGFEENLDRILPKGVDAIIDADAWTPQPIFKWLQETGEIETSEMRRVFNMGIGMAAVVSEFYAANIAAQIQSLGIDCQPIGKIVSGNGTVRYAT encoded by the coding sequence ATGGCAGCCACTTATAAAGACGCGGGCGTCGACCTGGATGTCTACGCCGAATCCATGAGCCGGTTGCCTCGGTTGATGCATCGGACATTCAGTCCGCGTGTCATCGCCAGCGACGGCGGTTTTGCCGGACTGTTTCAGCTCGATTTTGCGGGCAAGCTCTTTGCACGCAACTATCAAGAACCGGTTTTGGTCAGTGGTACCGATGGCGTCGGAACGAAATTAAAAATCGCGCAGATCACCGGGCGGCATGATTCGGTCGGCATCGACTTGGTCGCCATGTGCGTCAACGACTTGCTTTGCACCGGCGCCGAACCGCTGTTCTTCCTCGACTACGTCGCAATGGGAAGAGACGATCCGGCGCGACTGGAAAAAATCGTCCAGGGAATCAGCGACGGTTGCGTTGCTGGTGACATGGCGCTGTTGGGCGGCGAAACGGCGATCATGCCCGACATGTACGCTACCGAAGATTACGATTTGGCCGGTTTCGCGGTGGGAGTCGTCGAGCGGAAACGCTTGATCGACGGCAAGCAAATCGGCGAGGGCGACGTTGTGCTAGGTCTGGCTTCCAGCGGCTTGCACAGCAACGGCTTTTCGTTGGTGCGAAAGGTCATTGCCGATGCAGGACTGGGCTGGGACGATGCCCCCGAAGCGTTGGGCGGCGGCACTTTGGCGGACGTGTGTTTGACGCCAACAAAAATTTACACGTCGGCAATCCGAGCGGTCCAGTCGCATTACCGTGTCAAACAAGTCTTGCACGGACTGGCCCACATCACGGGCGGCGGGTTCGAAGAGAACCTTGATCGCATTTTGCCAAAAGGTGTCGACGCGATCATCGACGCCGATGCTTGGACGCCACAGCCGATTTTCAAGTGGCTCCAAGAAACCGGCGAAATCGAAACATCAGAAATGCGGCGCGTGTTCAACATGGGCATTGGGATGGCGGCCGTGGTCAGCGAATTTTACGCGGCCAACATTGCCGCCCAGATTCAATCGCTCGGAATCGATTGCCAACCGATCGGCAAAATCGTTTCCGGAAACGGCACCGTCCGGTACGCCACTTAG
- the aspS gene encoding aspartate--tRNA ligase, translated as MLRSHTCGQLRKEHIGTEVTLCGWVESKRDHGGAVFIDLRDRYGLTQVVIGPPEANAALITEAGRVSAESVILIRGKVANRLEGKTNAKLATGDIEVRSEHFEVLNPCATPPFTPGQSDLPGEDLRLKYRFLDLRRPAMLRAMVLRSKIVKTMRDYFAEHDFIDVETPILGRSTPEGARDYLVPSRVHAGKFYALPQSPQLYKQILMVAGFDRYVQVAKCFRDEDLRADRQPEFTQLDLEMSFVDHEDIIGLIDGLVARSAKEVLGKEVKLPLPRLTWDEAMRRFGHDAPDLRFGMEIVDCTSVAAKTEFRVFRGTADAGNFVRGINVKDAATKYSRRQIDELTEYVKHDFGAKGLAWFRVEDDGTLWSPISKNLEPEHLAEFKTLMAGEPGDMLMFLADSWEVTCKGLAGLRKRLANELGLIDPEVLNCSWVTEFPMFEKDEETGRWNAMHHPFTAPLKSDLAMLTESPEKCRAQAYDLVINGSEAGGGTIRIHDAATQSKVFDLLGIDEATAEDRFGFLLNALKFGAPPHGGIALGIDRWVMLFAGLDNIREVIAFPKTQKAADMMTEAPGRVDTDQLTELHLRSAKVVK; from the coding sequence GTGCTACGCTCCCACACCTGCGGCCAACTCCGTAAAGAACACATCGGAACCGAAGTCACCCTCTGCGGATGGGTGGAAAGCAAGCGAGATCACGGTGGTGCGGTCTTCATTGACCTTCGTGACCGGTACGGTCTGACGCAGGTCGTGATCGGCCCGCCCGAAGCAAACGCGGCACTGATCACCGAAGCGGGCCGAGTTTCTGCGGAATCGGTGATCCTGATCCGCGGCAAAGTCGCCAATCGACTGGAAGGCAAGACGAACGCCAAGCTGGCGACCGGCGATATCGAAGTCCGCAGCGAGCACTTCGAGGTCCTCAACCCGTGCGCGACGCCGCCCTTCACGCCCGGTCAAAGCGACCTGCCCGGCGAAGACCTGCGATTGAAGTACCGGTTTCTGGATCTTCGCCGACCGGCAATGCTGCGAGCCATGGTACTTCGCAGCAAAATCGTCAAAACGATGCGTGACTATTTCGCCGAGCACGACTTCATCGACGTCGAAACCCCGATCCTTGGACGTAGCACTCCCGAGGGAGCACGCGATTATCTGGTCCCCAGCCGCGTGCATGCGGGCAAGTTCTATGCGTTGCCGCAGTCGCCGCAACTTTACAAACAGATTTTGATGGTCGCCGGTTTCGACCGCTACGTCCAAGTCGCCAAGTGTTTCCGCGATGAAGACTTGCGGGCTGATCGCCAACCCGAGTTCACGCAGCTTGACTTGGAAATGTCGTTCGTCGATCACGAAGACATCATCGGTTTGATCGACGGTTTGGTCGCACGTTCGGCGAAAGAGGTGTTGGGCAAGGAAGTCAAATTGCCGTTGCCCCGTTTGACGTGGGACGAAGCGATGCGGCGTTTCGGCCACGACGCGCCGGACTTGCGATTCGGAATGGAGATCGTCGATTGCACATCGGTTGCGGCGAAGACCGAATTCCGCGTTTTCCGCGGAACCGCCGACGCTGGCAACTTCGTTCGTGGCATCAACGTCAAGGACGCCGCCACCAAATACTCACGCCGACAAATCGATGAGCTGACGGAATACGTCAAACATGATTTTGGTGCCAAAGGCTTGGCGTGGTTCCGTGTCGAAGACGACGGAACCCTTTGGAGCCCGATCAGCAAGAATCTCGAACCCGAGCATCTGGCCGAATTCAAAACGCTGATGGCTGGCGAACCGGGCGACATGCTGATGTTCTTGGCGGACTCTTGGGAAGTCACTTGCAAAGGTTTGGCCGGACTGCGCAAACGATTGGCGAACGAATTGGGGCTGATCGATCCCGAAGTGCTCAATTGCAGTTGGGTGACGGAGTTCCCGATGTTCGAAAAGGACGAAGAAACGGGGCGTTGGAACGCCATGCACCACCCGTTCACCGCACCGCTGAAAAGCGATCTGGCGATGCTGACCGAGTCGCCCGAAAAGTGTCGCGCCCAAGCATACGACTTGGTCATCAACGGCAGCGAAGCTGGTGGCGGTACGATCCGGATTCACGACGCAGCAACTCAGTCGAAGGTCTTCGACCTGCTAGGCATCGATGAAGCGACGGCCGAAGACCGTTTCGGATTCCTGCTCAACGCGTTGAAGTTCGGTGCGCCGCCGCACGGCGGAATCGCGTTGGGCATCGACCGCTGGGTGATGTTGTTCGCAGGCTTGGACAACATTCGCGAAGTCATCGCGTTCCCGAAGACCCAAAAGGCCGCCGACATGATGACCGAGGCTCCGGGCCGAGTGGACACGGATCAATTGACCGAGCTGCACCTGCGGTCGGCCAAGGTCGTTAAGTAG
- a CDS encoding TadE/TadG family type IV pilus assembly protein: MYDFKSSTHARSQRRAATAVEFAVALTVLVALIFGGIELTRVSMLRHTVDHAAYLAARAAIVPGANTGDVVQVAKDHLAIIGINDAVVSVSPDTIDDSTSLVEVVVTAPFSTNSFVIPSYVSGNLTGRSRLMTERSPMQMATTIPTPPPEPEPEPEPEPEDDDDDDDDDDDDDDDDDDDDDDDDDDDDDPPPPPPPPPPPPPPPPML, translated from the coding sequence ATGTACGACTTCAAATCGTCCACTCACGCAAGATCGCAACGAAGAGCCGCAACCGCCGTCGAATTTGCGGTGGCCCTGACCGTTTTGGTGGCATTGATTTTCGGCGGCATCGAATTGACTCGCGTCAGCATGCTGCGACACACCGTCGATCACGCCGCTTACCTGGCCGCTCGCGCCGCCATCGTTCCGGGCGCCAACACGGGCGATGTCGTGCAAGTTGCCAAAGATCACTTGGCGATCATCGGGATCAATGACGCGGTCGTGTCGGTCTCACCCGACACGATCGACGACTCCACGTCGCTGGTCGAAGTGGTCGTGACGGCACCGTTTTCGACCAATTCGTTTGTGATTCCCAGCTATGTATCCGGAAATTTGACCGGCCGTTCACGGTTGATGACAGAACGATCGCCCATGCAAATGGCCACCACCATCCCAACACCTCCACCGGAACCCGAGCCGGAACCGGAACCGGAACCGGAAGACGACGACGACGACGACGATGACGATGACGATGACGACGACGACGATGACGATGACGATGACGACGACGACGATGACGATGACGACCCGCCACCGCCGCCACCGCCGCCACCGCCGCCTCCGCCCCCCCCACCGATGCTGTAA
- a CDS encoding TadE family protein gives MSVIRIQKPRSGPKSGPRFGVAVVELAVCLPVLVILTLATIEACTLLFVQQSLKTTAFEGARVGIVPGAMATNVAFQCETLLDDHSVQSYTVEMDPADPATLKQGDWFTVTVTAAFADNTMAGGWLYIDKTLQKSVSLRAE, from the coding sequence ATGTCCGTTATTCGTATTCAGAAACCAAGATCAGGCCCGAAATCTGGCCCGCGATTCGGCGTTGCTGTTGTCGAGCTTGCTGTTTGTCTTCCCGTACTCGTCATTTTGACGTTGGCGACGATCGAAGCCTGCACGCTGCTATTCGTCCAACAGTCGTTAAAGACGACGGCCTTCGAGGGCGCTCGCGTCGGAATCGTTCCCGGCGCAATGGCCACCAACGTTGCATTCCAGTGCGAAACGTTGCTCGATGATCACAGCGTCCAGTCGTACACCGTCGAAATGGATCCGGCCGACCCAGCCACGCTTAAACAAGGCGATTGGTTCACCGTCACGGTCACAGCCGCGTTCGCAGACAACACGATGGCAGGTGGCTGGCTCTATATCGACAAGACGCTGCAAAAATCCGTCTCGCTTCGTGCCGAGTGA
- a CDS encoding esterase/lipase family protein: MVMLFHSGCATPSYLASRKIRDNPLTQTLHLVGRKGPEVSERTWHTLRRFDLEDQYLRNSSVCFAHIRKRVTENPEAELIYALSELAYVEGKKAEKAGRVSDALNQYGIALTNSYDYLFSDDLGNTRNFYDPQFRGACDLYNESLEDTLRLLCSENQIQPGQTYTIKTEDREFVVRTEMRGQWKTDEFDHYEFVSDYDIQTLRNQHTTYGLGVPLIAVRRPPEDNDPREKYYPKGLSYSVSALMRCVKPRGGGRAGESRVCVLEFFDPLRANQIQLAEQWVPLETDLTTPLAYFLDSPDFRKRNEATEGLLNPNESANRRGLYMLEPYDPERIPVLMVHGLWSSPMTWMDMFNDLRSFPEIRERYQFWFYLYPSGQPFWLSATQLRTDLTAMRKVFDENRRDQPLDEMVLVGHSMGGLVSRMQTIDSGDEFWKIVSNEPVRSADEAIAKLKGDDDDRFKLVSTLFFRPNTSVKRVITIGTPHRGSEFANDYTRWLARKFIKLPKMAIRTGSRLAELNPSVFKDTELLTVANAIDSLAPESPIFPVMMRAKHAPGVKYHNIIGVLENPTLITGRTEKGDGVVEYASAHMEDTESELIVDAPHTSVHMTPKAVFEVRRILLEHLQEIDGKDRVAQLESVEVVDANAPSLPLVMER; encoded by the coding sequence ATGGTGATGCTGTTTCACAGCGGATGTGCGACGCCAAGTTACTTGGCCAGTCGAAAGATTCGCGACAATCCGCTGACACAAACCTTGCACCTGGTCGGCCGGAAAGGTCCCGAGGTCAGCGAACGAACTTGGCACACGCTTCGCCGATTCGACTTGGAAGACCAGTATCTGCGCAACAGCAGTGTTTGCTTCGCACACATTCGCAAACGGGTGACTGAGAATCCGGAAGCTGAACTGATCTACGCCCTGAGCGAACTGGCGTATGTCGAAGGCAAAAAAGCAGAGAAGGCCGGCCGCGTCAGCGATGCGTTGAACCAGTACGGCATTGCGTTGACCAATAGCTATGACTATTTGTTCAGCGATGACCTAGGCAACACACGCAACTTCTACGACCCCCAGTTCCGTGGCGCATGTGACCTGTACAACGAGTCGCTCGAAGACACGCTGCGATTGTTGTGCAGTGAAAACCAAATCCAGCCCGGGCAAACCTACACGATCAAGACCGAAGATCGCGAGTTTGTCGTTCGCACCGAAATGCGTGGTCAATGGAAAACGGATGAATTCGATCACTACGAATTCGTCAGCGACTACGACATCCAGACTCTCCGTAACCAACACACCACTTACGGGCTCGGCGTTCCATTGATCGCGGTACGCCGTCCGCCGGAAGACAACGACCCCCGAGAAAAATACTATCCCAAGGGATTGAGTTATTCGGTCAGCGCGTTGATGCGATGCGTCAAACCTCGGGGCGGCGGACGAGCGGGGGAATCGCGGGTCTGTGTGCTCGAGTTCTTTGATCCATTGCGTGCCAACCAAATCCAATTGGCCGAGCAGTGGGTGCCGTTGGAAACTGACTTGACGACACCGTTGGCCTACTTCTTGGACAGCCCCGACTTCCGCAAACGGAATGAAGCCACCGAAGGCCTACTCAATCCCAACGAGTCGGCCAACCGCCGCGGCCTATACATGCTGGAACCCTACGACCCCGAGCGGATTCCGGTGCTGATGGTTCACGGGTTGTGGTCCAGTCCGATGACGTGGATGGATATGTTCAACGATCTGCGCAGTTTTCCCGAGATTCGCGAACGTTACCAGTTTTGGTTTTACCTCTATCCGTCCGGCCAGCCGTTTTGGTTGTCCGCCACCCAATTGCGCACCGACTTGACCGCGATGCGCAAGGTCTTCGATGAAAACCGCCGTGATCAACCGCTCGATGAAATGGTGTTGGTCGGACACAGCATGGGAGGACTGGTCAGCCGCATGCAGACGATCGATAGCGGCGACGAGTTCTGGAAAATCGTCAGTAACGAACCGGTACGTAGCGCAGACGAAGCGATTGCCAAATTGAAGGGCGATGACGACGATCGTTTCAAATTGGTCAGCACATTGTTCTTCCGCCCCAATACCTCCGTCAAGCGCGTGATCACGATCGGGACTCCGCACCGGGGAAGCGAGTTCGCTAACGACTACACTCGCTGGCTGGCTCGAAAATTCATCAAGCTGCCCAAAATGGCGATCCGAACCGGCAGCCGCCTGGCCGAGCTGAATCCGAGTGTGTTCAAAGACACCGAACTGTTAACGGTCGCCAACGCGATCGACTCGCTGGCTCCCGAATCGCCTATCTTTCCCGTCATGATGCGAGCCAAGCACGCGCCGGGCGTGAAGTATCACAACATCATCGGCGTCCTCGAAAATCCGACGCTGATCACCGGCCGAACCGAAAAGGGCGACGGAGTCGTTGAGTATGCGAGCGCCCACATGGAAGACACCGAAAGCGAACTGATCGTGGACGCACCCCATACGTCTGTCCATATGACGCCCAAAGCCGTCTTCGAAGTCCGCCGGATTCTGTTGGAACATCTGCAAGAGATCGATGGGAAAGACCGAGTCGCCCAGCTCGAATCGGTCGAAGTCGTCGATGCCAACGCGCCATCGCTTCCGCTGGTGATGGAACGATAG